A single genomic interval of Mucilaginibacter boryungensis harbors:
- the msrB gene encoding peptide-methionine (R)-S-oxide reductase MsrB, producing the protein MKKKIYYLILLFIVTCTSAYAQNIKSDKGHENNPYYSNTDTKKLNVSDAEWKKILPPDLYATAREAATERAFTGKYWNANAKGTYYCAVCGNLLFRSTAKFASDCGWPSFFQTERKNSVIYRDDHSHGMERTEVLCARCGSHLGHIFDDGPQPTGKRFCMNSISLDFKPDNGGL; encoded by the coding sequence ATGAAAAAGAAGATTTATTATTTAATATTGTTGTTTATTGTTACCTGTACCTCCGCTTATGCTCAAAACATAAAATCGGATAAGGGGCACGAGAATAACCCATATTATTCAAACACCGATACCAAAAAGCTAAATGTTAGCGATGCGGAGTGGAAAAAGATCTTACCTCCTGATCTATATGCAACCGCCCGCGAAGCTGCTACCGAACGCGCGTTTACGGGTAAGTATTGGAATGCTAATGCCAAAGGTACTTACTATTGCGCGGTATGTGGTAACCTGCTTTTCCGCTCTACTGCTAAATTTGCCAGCGATTGCGGCTGGCCGAGCTTCTTCCAAACCGAGCGTAAAAACAGCGTGATCTATCGTGACGATCACTCGCACGGTATGGAACGTACCGAAGTGCTATGCGCCCGCTGCGGATCGCACCTGGGTCATATTTTTGATGATGGGCCGCAGCCTACCGGTAAGCGCTTTTGTATGAATTCTATTTCTCTTGATTTTAAACCGGACAACGGCGGGTTATAA
- a CDS encoding putative porin produces the protein MFNKLKYLLILFSCLATRGAFAQFPNSQQQQQNQLFRGDTVTRRPTKTLTDSQMLDSLRKKEENKHDTVVFTAKFIKVTNERLLADSTQVLPIDTGIVNFENYSPLYQPRHPTIGLGSLGLPSRSLLFEPVKKVGFDVGMHFLDAYMLYPQDIQYYRARVPYTNLQLYTGGRKEQVFKAVVSENINPQLNIGANFNIIGSQGFYNRQNVSDLNADIFSWYESKGKRYNLLTNIFFNNLKNPESGGILNDTIFKKGSFDQFNEPVRLTNSKYQITNNGFYLKQFYYIGRIDSALNGGANASILPTQRVSHTFMYNKQTYVFNQAGSDTYRVFPDYYFNSVNSRDSLFLQDIHNEFTYSFYLRPKSVSFVKNELKLDLGLVHDLYNYKQYVSDSVLTAFGKVSEETQKQSATFQNITLKAKLGYKFSNRVLLDADFQQVAQGRNFGDYLYDAKLTLAGGNKVGKIILGGYAQNNAPTLVQQSWISNHYIFHTDLKNQKIVNLSFNYINDPLQLDLKAEYFLISDYIYFKSQPGGNDATPSQITAPINMLKISVGKNLVWRRFHFDNYVVYQKTDYQSTIRTPEVYLYSNLYYGKRMFDAIDVVAGVSVRYNTPYVAPSYAIGIGQFYNGADVTYNSYPYANVYLKATLQRTNLFIQYDYANQGLQSNGFYTVVRYPMQDRLLKIGISWTFYD, from the coding sequence ATGTTCAATAAGCTTAAATATCTTTTAATTTTATTTAGCTGCCTGGCTACCCGGGGTGCTTTCGCACAGTTTCCAAATTCGCAGCAACAGCAGCAAAATCAACTGTTCAGGGGCGATACGGTTACCCGCAGGCCAACAAAAACCTTAACTGATTCGCAGATGCTGGACAGTTTGCGCAAAAAGGAAGAAAATAAGCATGATACCGTTGTATTCACCGCTAAATTCATTAAGGTAACTAACGAGCGATTGTTAGCTGATAGTACCCAGGTATTACCAATAGACACGGGTATTGTTAATTTTGAAAACTACAGCCCCCTTTACCAACCCAGGCACCCCACAATTGGGTTAGGGAGTTTAGGGCTTCCCAGCCGCAGTTTGCTTTTTGAACCTGTAAAAAAAGTAGGCTTTGATGTTGGCATGCATTTTTTGGATGCTTATATGTTGTATCCGCAAGATATTCAATATTATAGGGCGCGTGTACCGTACACTAATTTGCAACTATATACCGGTGGCCGGAAAGAGCAGGTTTTTAAAGCAGTAGTTTCAGAAAACATCAATCCGCAGCTAAATATTGGCGCTAACTTTAATATCATTGGTTCGCAGGGGTTTTATAACCGCCAAAATGTAAGTGACCTGAATGCCGATATATTTAGCTGGTACGAATCGAAGGGTAAGCGGTATAACTTGTTAACCAATATTTTCTTTAACAATTTAAAAAACCCAGAAAGCGGTGGTATATTAAATGATACCATATTTAAAAAGGGTTCATTCGATCAGTTTAACGAACCTGTACGATTAACAAACTCCAAATATCAGATTACTAACAATGGCTTTTATTTAAAGCAGTTTTATTACATAGGCCGCATTGATAGCGCATTGAATGGCGGTGCAAACGCCAGTATATTGCCCACGCAACGCGTCTCGCATACGTTTATGTATAATAAACAAACTTATGTGTTTAACCAGGCTGGTTCTGATACTTACCGGGTATTCCCCGATTATTACTTTAACTCGGTAAATTCCCGCGACTCACTTTTTTTACAGGACATACACAACGAGTTTACTTATAGTTTTTATCTGCGGCCCAAATCGGTTTCGTTTGTGAAGAACGAGTTGAAACTTGATCTGGGACTTGTTCATGATCTGTATAACTACAAGCAATATGTATCCGATTCGGTGCTAACGGCCTTTGGCAAGGTGAGTGAAGAGACTCAAAAACAAAGCGCTACCTTCCAAAATATTACCCTTAAAGCAAAACTGGGGTATAAATTCAGCAACCGTGTATTACTGGATGCCGATTTTCAACAGGTAGCGCAGGGCCGTAACTTTGGTGATTATTTATACGATGCCAAACTTACCCTGGCTGGCGGTAATAAGGTGGGAAAGATAATTTTAGGTGGCTATGCGCAAAACAACGCCCCTACCCTGGTGCAGCAAAGTTGGATATCCAACCATTATATCTTTCATACCGATCTGAAAAATCAAAAAATAGTAAACCTGTCGTTCAATTACATTAATGACCCGCTACAGCTGGACCTGAAAGCGGAATATTTCCTGATATCCGATTATATTTACTTTAAATCGCAGCCGGGTGGTAACGATGCTACACCATCGCAAATTACCGCGCCTATAAATATGCTGAAGATCAGCGTCGGCAAAAATTTAGTTTGGCGCAGGTTCCATTTTGATAACTATGTGGTTTACCAAAAAACAGATTATCAAAGCACTATCCGCACACCTGAAGTTTATTTATACAGCAATTTGTATTATGGTAAGCGTATGTTTGATGCTATTGACGTGGTAGCTGGGGTTAGCGTTCGTTATAATACACCGTATGTAGCGCCATCATACGCCATTGGCATTGGCCAGTTTTATAACGGCGCCGATGTCACCTACAACTCGTACCCTTACGCCAATGTTTACCTGAAGGCTACCTTGCAGCGCACTAACCTGTTTATCCAATACGATTACGCTAACCAGGGCCTGCAGAGCAATGGTTTTTACACTGTCGTGCGTTATCCTATGCAGGATAGGTTATTAAAGATCGGTATTTCCTGGACCTTCTACGATTAA
- a CDS encoding purine-nucleoside phosphorylase, whose translation MLENIQHTAQYIKTRIGDFEPEVGIILGTGLGGVVNEIEVEKQLMYSNIPDFPISTLEFHSGKLIFGTLAGKKIVAMQGRLHYYEGYNMQQITFPVRVMKMLGIKVLLVSNASGALNPDFRKGDLMVISDHINLQLHNPLIGRNEDELGPRFPDMSEPYRLDLIDKALDIASANNITCHKGVYVAVPGPNLETRAEYKFLRIIGGDAVGMSTVPEVIVANHMGLPVFAISVLTDEGFPETLKPVSVEEIIKAAHDAEPKMTLILKELIAGL comes from the coding sequence ATGTTAGAAAATATACAGCACACAGCACAATATATTAAAACCCGTATAGGTGATTTTGAACCCGAAGTAGGCATTATATTAGGCACAGGCCTGGGTGGTGTGGTTAACGAGATCGAGGTTGAAAAACAACTGATGTATTCCAATATCCCCGATTTCCCTATCTCAACTCTTGAATTTCATTCGGGCAAATTGATATTTGGTACGCTGGCCGGTAAAAAGATAGTGGCGATGCAGGGCCGTTTGCATTATTATGAAGGCTATAATATGCAGCAAATTACTTTTCCGGTAAGGGTAATGAAAATGCTGGGCATTAAAGTATTGCTGGTATCAAATGCCAGTGGTGCGTTAAATCCCGACTTTCGCAAAGGCGATTTGATGGTGATATCCGACCATATTAACCTGCAGCTACATAACCCGCTGATTGGCCGTAACGAAGATGAACTGGGCCCCCGTTTCCCCGATATGAGCGAGCCATACCGTTTAGACCTGATTGATAAAGCACTGGATATTGCATCGGCTAATAACATTACCTGCCACAAAGGGGTGTATGTAGCCGTGCCCGGGCCTAATTTGGAAACCCGTGCCGAATACAAATTCCTGCGGATTATAGGTGGCGATGCGGTAGGCATGAGCACCGTGCCCGAAGTTATTGTGGCTAATCACATGGGCTTACCTGTGTTTGCTATATCAGTATTAACAGATGAGGGTTTCCCTGAAACCCTGAAACCTGTATCGGTTGAAGAAATAATTAAAGCAGCACATGATGCTGAACCAAAAATGACGTTAATATTAAAAGAATTGATAGCCGGCCTTTAA